The following are encoded together in the Actinoplanes sp. N902-109 genome:
- a CDS encoding helix-turn-helix domain-containing protein, producing MVRLPLTPEEVERGQRLGALLRRARGQRSMLETALDARVSPETLRKIESGRVATPAFSTIAAIADVLGLSLDEVWAEINAGHGIRTKVAS from the coding sequence ATGGTCAGGTTGCCGCTCACCCCGGAAGAGGTCGAGCGCGGGCAGCGCCTCGGCGCCCTGTTACGCCGCGCCCGCGGGCAACGGTCCATGCTCGAGACCGCCCTCGACGCCCGCGTCTCGCCCGAGACCCTGCGCAAGATCGAGTCGGGCCGGGTGGCCACCCCCGCGTTCTCCACCATCGCGGCGATCGCGGACGTCCTCGGGCTCTCCCTCGACGAGGTGTGGGCCGAGATCAACGCCGGCCACGGCATCCGTACGAAAGTGGCGTCGTGA
- a CDS encoding AfsR/SARP family transcriptional regulator: MLTLRMLGPVQVLSARGAVDPGPARQRCVLAALAVDAGRPVPVPALIDRVWDDRPPQRARHTLQVHLSRLRTVLAAADPAARIVRRCGGYTLDLAAGHSDMGTVQALVRQARHPGTGLAEQGATLDRALQLWQGTPLAGLPGQWVEQVRQHWLHLRLDLLIRWAAAHLATGRVDAVLAGSSAALIDFPLAEPLWAVRMRALVAAQRRAEALALYESARRRLATELGVDPGPELAALHHALLT; encoded by the coding sequence ATGCTGACACTTCGCATGCTGGGGCCGGTGCAGGTGCTGTCGGCCCGGGGTGCTGTCGACCCCGGGCCGGCCCGGCAGCGCTGCGTGCTCGCCGCGCTGGCCGTGGACGCGGGCCGCCCGGTGCCGGTCCCGGCGCTGATCGACCGGGTGTGGGACGACCGGCCGCCGCAGCGCGCCCGGCACACGTTGCAGGTGCACCTGTCGCGGCTGCGGACCGTGCTGGCCGCCGCCGACCCGGCCGCCCGGATCGTGCGCCGCTGCGGTGGCTACACCCTGGATCTCGCCGCCGGGCACAGCGACATGGGCACCGTGCAGGCGCTCGTGCGGCAGGCCCGGCACCCCGGCACCGGCCTCGCCGAGCAGGGCGCCACCCTGGACCGTGCGTTGCAGCTGTGGCAGGGCACCCCGCTGGCCGGGCTGCCGGGACAGTGGGTGGAGCAGGTCCGCCAGCACTGGCTGCACCTCCGCCTCGACCTGCTCATCCGCTGGGCCGCCGCGCACCTGGCCACCGGCCGCGTCGATGCGGTGCTCGCCGGGTCGTCCGCCGCGCTCATCGACTTCCCGCTGGCCGAACCGCTGTGGGCGGTCCGGATGCGCGCGCTGGTGGCCGCGCAGCGCCGGGCCGAGGCCCTCGCCCTGTACGAGTCGGCGCGCCGCCGGCTGGCCACCGAGCTGGGCGTGGACCCGGGCCCGGAACTGGCCGCCCTGCATCACGCCCTGCTGACCTAA
- a CDS encoding peptidase inhibitor family I36 protein has product MRKVVQGAAIVVAALLAGVAGVAGPAQAGVGKPPGPRPPASASAAELTAKAIGDCPREYACLWYWTYYEGTRWQGKNWNPYLPGTIKNLSESSFNNGVNCTVHWYDGEWYGSYLFSQARGVGYPNLYDLGYANRIESMNWC; this is encoded by the coding sequence ATGAGAAAGGTTGTTCAGGGGGCTGCGATCGTGGTCGCGGCTCTGCTCGCGGGGGTCGCCGGGGTGGCCGGTCCGGCGCAGGCCGGGGTGGGCAAACCGCCCGGGCCGCGACCGCCGGCCTCGGCATCGGCGGCGGAGCTGACCGCCAAGGCCATCGGCGACTGCCCGCGTGAGTATGCGTGTCTCTGGTACTGGACGTACTACGAGGGCACGCGGTGGCAGGGCAAGAACTGGAACCCGTACCTCCCGGGCACGATCAAGAATTTGTCCGAGTCGTCGTTCAACAACGGCGTGAACTGCACCGTGCACTGGTACGACGGCGAGTGGTACGGCTCGTACCTGTTCAGCCAGGCCCGTGGGGTTGGCTATCCGAACCTCTACGACCTGGGCTACGCCAACCGCATCGAGTCGATGAACTGGTGCTGA
- a CDS encoding aminotransferase class IV encodes MDGAGRVKVLARSLRRVTGVPGLTVRPWRAGTDFWADLVEDGTAPSVVRSPRAERVRTSYDGDVDFGVVLEKEAVALRLMAAAGLPVPEILGRHRGTGPGEPSWLRLSLVPHDQHAELPLDRLGGIVRRLHGIRPRAAGLSPHPSWTGFVRQRLWQRLRAARRYCPLPADASLEPVVTALLGTRAAHATSLLHMDLRRENICVEGGRIAALIDLSNCIVGDPLMELGRIRGYGLLTEEFRRGYGADRFDAAASSLLDLYELDTALLLTVVSVEEFDDPVLHRDQAARATELAARIAAAPALLAFDGRALVPAADSGEAPAVADSWLVEAGGVRFLDGHRDRFTAACRRHGVAADRLGRFWAAVLGALPGEGRWFPRVELTTAGQLRYRLRPAPPRRELTPRVAADPRRSPTVKGPDLPVLAGSPETVLCTPDGLVLEGSTTSLLWWEGSTLCVPDPALPLLAGVTTAALQRRARELGIRVEPVRCRVDRLDGREVWLVNALHGIRPVLRWESAGLTAAPARRAPSWQRWWAAQRVTLGARPDMG; translated from the coding sequence ATGGACGGTGCGGGCCGGGTGAAGGTGCTGGCGCGGTCGTTGCGGCGGGTGACCGGGGTGCCCGGGCTGACCGTCCGGCCGTGGCGGGCCGGCACGGATTTCTGGGCGGACCTGGTCGAGGACGGGACGGCCCCGAGCGTCGTACGGTCGCCGCGGGCCGAGCGGGTGCGCACGTCGTACGACGGCGACGTGGATTTCGGGGTGGTCCTCGAGAAGGAAGCCGTTGCGCTGCGGCTGATGGCGGCGGCGGGCCTGCCCGTACCGGAGATCCTCGGCCGGCACCGCGGCACCGGGCCGGGCGAACCGTCCTGGCTCCGGCTGAGCCTGGTGCCGCACGACCAGCACGCCGAGCTGCCGCTGGACCGGCTCGGCGGGATCGTGCGCCGGCTGCACGGGATCCGGCCGCGCGCCGCCGGGCTGAGCCCGCACCCGTCCTGGACCGGCTTCGTCCGGCAGCGGCTGTGGCAGCGGTTGCGGGCGGCCCGGCGCTACTGCCCGCTGCCCGCCGACGCCTCGCTGGAGCCCGTCGTCACCGCGCTGCTCGGCACCCGGGCCGCGCACGCGACCAGCCTGCTGCACATGGATCTGCGCCGCGAGAACATCTGCGTCGAGGGCGGCCGGATCGCCGCGCTGATCGACCTGTCGAACTGCATCGTCGGTGATCCGCTGATGGAGCTGGGCCGCATCCGTGGCTACGGGCTGCTGACCGAGGAGTTCCGCCGGGGGTACGGCGCCGACCGGTTCGACGCCGCCGCGTCGTCTCTGCTCGACCTCTACGAGCTGGACACGGCGTTGCTGCTGACGGTGGTGTCGGTGGAGGAGTTCGACGACCCGGTGCTGCACCGTGACCAGGCGGCCCGGGCCACCGAACTGGCGGCGCGGATCGCCGCGGCGCCGGCGCTGCTGGCGTTCGATGGCCGGGCGCTGGTGCCGGCGGCCGACTCCGGGGAGGCGCCGGCCGTGGCCGATTCGTGGCTGGTGGAGGCGGGCGGGGTGCGCTTCCTCGACGGCCACCGCGACCGGTTCACGGCGGCCTGCCGGCGGCACGGGGTGGCAGCGGATCGGCTCGGGCGCTTCTGGGCGGCGGTCCTCGGCGCGCTGCCGGGGGAGGGGCGCTGGTTCCCGCGCGTGGAGCTGACCACGGCCGGGCAGCTGCGCTACCGGTTGCGCCCCGCGCCACCGCGCCGGGAGCTGACCCCGAGGGTCGCGGCCGATCCCCGGCGCTCGCCCACGGTCAAGGGCCCCGACCTGCCGGTGCTGGCCGGTTCGCCCGAGACCGTGCTGTGCACGCCGGACGGGCTGGTCCTGGAGGGCAGCACCACCAGCCTGCTCTGGTGGGAGGGCAGCACGCTGTGCGTCCCCGATCCCGCGCTGCCGCTGCTGGCCGGCGTGACCACCGCGGCCCTCCAGCGCCGGGCCCGGGAGCTCGGCATCCGGGTGGAACCGGTGCGGTGCCGGGTCGACCGGCTCGACGGCCGGGAGGTCTGGCTGGTGAACGCGCTGCACGGGATCCGCCCGGTGCTGCGCTGGGAGTCGGCCGGGTTGACCGCGGCCCCGGCCCGGCGCGCGCCGTCGTGGCAGCGATGGTGGGCCGCCCAGCGCGTAACGTTGGGGGCCCGTCCGGACATGGGGTAG
- a CDS encoding RNA polymerase sigma factor, with translation MSPGTSYDERFRRVYADCFEPLLAYALRRVQHPEDAADVVAETFLVAWRRGRELPGGDDARLWLYGVARRVLANQHRGDQRRERLGARLRQRLAPEPAADPGAEVPDRLAVRAALARLPELDREVLTLTVWEGLPPREVAGVLGLSAAAVRTRLSRARARLRELIGADAAPILTLQEEK, from the coding sequence GTGAGCCCCGGAACCAGCTACGACGAGCGCTTCCGCCGCGTGTACGCCGACTGCTTCGAGCCGCTGCTGGCGTACGCGCTGCGCCGTGTCCAGCATCCCGAGGACGCCGCCGACGTGGTCGCCGAGACCTTCCTGGTGGCCTGGCGGCGCGGGCGCGAGCTGCCCGGCGGCGACGATGCCCGGCTGTGGCTGTACGGGGTCGCCCGCCGGGTCCTGGCCAACCAGCACCGCGGCGACCAGCGGCGGGAACGCCTCGGGGCGCGGCTGCGGCAGCGGCTGGCCCCGGAGCCCGCGGCCGACCCCGGCGCCGAGGTGCCCGACCGGCTCGCGGTGCGCGCGGCCCTGGCCCGGCTGCCCGAGCTCGACCGGGAGGTGCTGACGCTGACGGTGTGGGAGGGGCTGCCACCCCGTGAGGTTGCCGGGGTGCTGGGGCTGAGCGCCGCGGCGGTTCGCACCCGGCTGTCCCGGGCGCGGGCCCGGTTGCGCGAGCTGATCGGTGCCGATGCGGCGCCGATTCTCACCCTTCAGGAGGAGAAATGA
- a CDS encoding GDSL-type esterase/lipase family protein has protein sequence MSSWKRFQSLVIAAVLGLGLTVAGAADAPAAHAATGDGSPVDPNISFVGRWNTTSAAGYVPYWAGAYLRVGFTGRTVKLRQRNTVTLWASIDGGAFTTYTNVSGTVNLTPSPLAAGTHTLIVTYRQVAGSYTGDAVFQGLILDSGASTVKPAARPRLIEFVGDSITAGTTSSKLAVTDYAFQTGERLGADHTQIAIGGMCLSETSDACWAQETRYWLASGGQAGTDAWNFSRYTADAVVINLGTNDKSHGVTGPDFQAKYTTFLQKIRARFPYAKLIALRTFIGRYATETQAAVRARNAAGDSNVAYVDTTGWLPADGLSDSVHPNDKGHLAITDKLVPLLSTTLCAPAATARTAAAAATPVSVWMAGDSTMMNASTCPIGWGSQFAPYFSTDVTVRNSAVGGRSIQTWLYEGNVTTVKNAAGECTLSSSTYSTRWQAMLNAGTGMRAGDYLIVQFGINDGDTACPRHVGPARFQELLGVMIKAAQARGARPILVTPVAAITCSGSTAVGNRGFVTETKNTAAAYGVPVIDLHARSVALYNQLKLCPNNGDYTTGAVGAFFCSDHTHFEAAGARQIAGLIATALREQNIPLAAYLT, from the coding sequence ATGTCCTCGTGGAAGCGCTTCCAAAGCCTCGTCATCGCGGCTGTGCTCGGGCTCGGACTCACCGTCGCCGGTGCGGCGGATGCGCCGGCTGCGCACGCCGCCACCGGTGACGGCTCGCCGGTCGATCCCAACATCAGCTTCGTCGGGCGCTGGAACACCACCAGCGCCGCCGGCTACGTGCCGTACTGGGCCGGCGCCTATCTGCGCGTCGGCTTCACCGGCCGCACGGTGAAACTCAGACAGCGCAACACCGTCACGTTGTGGGCCAGCATCGACGGCGGGGCCTTCACGACGTACACCAATGTCTCGGGCACGGTGAACCTGACGCCGAGCCCGCTGGCCGCCGGCACGCACACCCTGATCGTCACCTACCGCCAGGTGGCCGGCTCGTACACCGGCGACGCCGTGTTCCAGGGCCTGATCCTCGACTCGGGCGCGAGCACGGTCAAGCCCGCGGCGCGCCCCCGGCTCATCGAGTTCGTCGGCGACTCGATCACCGCCGGGACCACCAGCAGCAAGCTCGCCGTCACCGACTACGCCTTCCAGACCGGCGAACGGCTCGGGGCCGACCACACCCAGATCGCCATCGGTGGCATGTGCCTGTCCGAGACCTCGGATGCGTGCTGGGCCCAGGAGACCCGCTACTGGCTGGCCAGCGGCGGCCAGGCGGGCACCGACGCCTGGAACTTCAGTCGCTACACCGCCGACGCCGTCGTCATCAACCTCGGCACCAACGACAAGAGCCACGGCGTCACCGGCCCGGACTTCCAGGCCAAGTACACGACGTTCCTGCAGAAGATCCGAGCCAGGTTCCCGTACGCGAAACTGATCGCCCTGCGCACCTTCATCGGGCGCTACGCCACGGAGACCCAGGCGGCAGTGCGGGCGCGCAACGCCGCCGGGGACAGCAACGTGGCCTACGTCGACACCACGGGCTGGCTGCCGGCCGACGGGCTGAGCGACTCGGTGCACCCCAACGACAAGGGCCACCTGGCGATCACCGACAAGCTGGTGCCGCTGCTGAGCACGACGCTGTGCGCCCCCGCGGCCACGGCGAGGACCGCCGCCGCGGCCGCGACCCCGGTGTCCGTGTGGATGGCGGGTGACTCGACCATGATGAACGCCAGCACGTGTCCGATCGGCTGGGGCAGCCAGTTCGCCCCCTACTTCAGCACCGACGTCACGGTCCGCAACAGCGCCGTCGGCGGCCGCAGCATCCAGACCTGGCTGTACGAGGGAAACGTCACCACCGTCAAGAACGCAGCCGGTGAGTGCACCCTCAGCTCCAGCACGTACAGCACCCGCTGGCAGGCCATGCTCAACGCCGGCACCGGCATGCGGGCCGGCGACTACCTGATCGTCCAGTTCGGCATCAACGACGGCGACACCGCCTGCCCGCGGCACGTCGGCCCGGCCCGCTTCCAGGAACTGCTCGGCGTCATGATCAAGGCGGCGCAGGCCCGGGGTGCCCGGCCGATCCTGGTCACCCCGGTCGCGGCCATCACGTGCAGCGGCAGCACCGCCGTCGGCAACCGCGGCTTCGTGACCGAGACCAAGAACACCGCCGCCGCGTACGGCGTACCGGTCATCGACCTGCACGCCCGCAGCGTCGCGCTCTACAACCAGCTCAAGCTGTGCCCGAACAACGGCGACTACACCACCGGCGCCGTGGGGGCCTTCTTCTGCAGCGACCACACCCACTTCGAGGCCGCCGGCGCACGACAGATCGCCGGCCTGATCGCCACCGCCCTGCGCGAGCAGAACATCCCGCTGGCCGCCTATCTGACCTGA
- a CDS encoding beta-1,3-glucanase family protein, producing the protein MRTKKKVIGIAAAFAVVLAGGTYAAIGQASAATGPALLPVSVANQTGRGEATYLYVIGTNLNTGKLGYVNAAGTFSNWPAGANPPSAAPDVAIAGPGTGGKTSIQLPKGISGRLYFSFGQKLKFFLTPDGLVQPAPWAGGDANRDILFDWSEFTYNDAGIWLNSSQVDMFAVPHTVTTSGSEGTHSTGTLKANGRDNVINGMKSAGLAGSVYTRSDGTVLRVLAPGKAADTGGLSSTYLDPYITSAWNAYTSKTLTVVPFGDQPSVKYSGRTSGSVMTFTDSAGKQVATFQKPSSANVWGCDGALGAPNDNVVGPIARTLCAALNRGTLGTVDTQPSTNAADFYRSNPTNQYAKLVHQNMADGKAYAFAFDDVGNFESLVHDGAPTSAGITLNPFTGGGGGSTTPTQQPTTQAPTRTPTTAPTTQAPAPSSGTSLISNWNGKCIDVPAGNYADGVQVQMWPCNNELPQKWTATGGQLKTQNNKCLDVAGGSTANGTPIQIANCSGNAAQQWVLSGAGDLVNPQANKCVDIKDWNTADHAKLQLWDCGGSANQKWHKG; encoded by the coding sequence GTGCGTACCAAAAAGAAAGTGATCGGCATCGCGGCGGCCTTCGCCGTGGTGCTGGCCGGTGGCACCTACGCCGCCATCGGTCAGGCGTCCGCGGCCACCGGCCCGGCGCTGCTCCCCGTGTCGGTCGCCAACCAGACCGGCCGTGGCGAGGCCACCTACCTGTACGTGATCGGCACGAACCTGAACACCGGCAAGCTCGGCTACGTCAACGCCGCCGGTACGTTCTCGAACTGGCCGGCCGGGGCCAACCCGCCGTCGGCCGCGCCGGACGTCGCCATCGCCGGGCCGGGCACCGGCGGCAAGACCTCGATCCAGCTGCCCAAGGGCATCTCCGGCCGGTTGTACTTCTCGTTCGGCCAGAAGCTCAAGTTCTTCCTCACCCCGGACGGGCTCGTGCAGCCGGCCCCGTGGGCCGGTGGCGACGCCAACCGCGACATCCTGTTCGACTGGAGCGAGTTCACCTACAACGACGCGGGCATCTGGCTCAACAGCTCGCAGGTGGACATGTTCGCCGTGCCGCACACGGTGACCACCAGCGGCTCGGAGGGCACCCACTCCACCGGCACGCTCAAGGCCAACGGCCGCGACAACGTCATCAACGGGATGAAGTCGGCCGGGCTGGCCGGCTCGGTGTACACCCGCTCCGACGGCACCGTGCTGCGCGTGCTGGCCCCGGGCAAGGCGGCCGACACCGGCGGGCTGAGCAGCACGTACCTCGACCCGTACATCACCAGCGCCTGGAACGCCTACACCAGCAAGACGCTGACCGTCGTGCCGTTCGGCGACCAGCCCAGCGTCAAGTACTCCGGCCGTACCTCGGGATCGGTCATGACCTTCACCGACTCCGCCGGCAAGCAGGTCGCGACGTTCCAGAAGCCGAGCTCGGCCAACGTCTGGGGCTGTGACGGTGCGCTCGGCGCCCCGAACGACAACGTGGTCGGGCCGATCGCCCGCACGCTGTGCGCCGCGCTCAACCGCGGCACGCTCGGCACCGTCGACACCCAGCCGAGCACCAACGCGGCGGACTTCTACCGGAGCAACCCGACCAACCAGTACGCCAAGCTGGTGCACCAGAACATGGCCGACGGCAAGGCGTACGCCTTCGCGTTCGACGACGTCGGCAACTTCGAGTCGCTGGTTCACGACGGGGCGCCCACGTCCGCCGGGATCACGCTCAACCCGTTCACCGGCGGTGGCGGCGGCAGCACCACGCCGACGCAGCAGCCCACCACCCAGGCGCCGACCAGGACGCCGACCACAGCGCCGACCACCCAGGCCCCGGCGCCGTCGTCCGGGACCTCGCTGATCAGCAACTGGAACGGCAAGTGCATCGACGTGCCGGCCGGCAACTACGCCGACGGCGTCCAGGTGCAGATGTGGCCGTGCAACAACGAGCTGCCGCAGAAGTGGACGGCCACCGGCGGCCAGCTCAAGACCCAGAACAACAAGTGCCTGGACGTGGCCGGCGGCTCCACCGCCAACGGCACGCCGATCCAGATCGCCAACTGCTCGGGCAACGCCGCGCAGCAGTGGGTCCTGTCGGGCGCCGGTGACCTGGTCAACCCGCAGGCCAACAAGTGCGTCGACATCAAGGACTGGAACACCGCGGACCACGCGAAGCTCCAGCTCTGGGACTGTGGCGGCAGCGCCAACCAGAAGTGGCACAAGGGCTGA
- a CDS encoding TetR/AcrR family transcriptional regulator — protein MGRDDGAVEVGAVLADEEEDDVGDLLGFTDPAAGVERAEDVREAARVSGSQIYHYFDSKQALIRAVITRQADAEPVPGKPMMGALDSFDALRAWADAAVERQEEVADGSECTLTSLAAELSGTDEDSRADLSHGFLRWQGLLHDSLRAMQQRGDLSAGADLDELALGLLAALQGGKVLSRTMGSTKPLRAALNAALSYVRTYVTA, from the coding sequence GTGGGCCGGGACGACGGTGCCGTTGAGGTAGGTGCTGTGCTCGCCGACGAGGAAGAGGACGATGTCGGCGATCTCCTGGGGTTCACCGATCCGGCCGCGGGCGTTGAGCGGGCCGAGGACGTCCGCGAGGCGGCGCGGGTCAGCGGGTCGCAGATCTACCACTACTTCGACAGCAAGCAGGCGCTCATCCGGGCGGTCATCACCAGACAGGCCGACGCCGAACCCGTACCGGGGAAACCGATGATGGGCGCCCTCGACAGCTTCGACGCGCTGCGCGCCTGGGCCGACGCCGCGGTGGAACGGCAGGAGGAGGTCGCGGACGGCAGCGAGTGCACCCTGACCTCGCTGGCGGCCGAGCTCAGCGGCACGGACGAGGACTCCCGCGCGGACCTCAGCCACGGCTTCCTGCGCTGGCAGGGCCTGCTGCACGACAGCTTGCGCGCGATGCAGCAGCGCGGTGACCTGAGTGCCGGCGCTGATCTCGACGAGCTCGCGCTGGGTCTGCTCGCCGCGCTGCAGGGCGGCAAGGTGCTCAGCCGGACGATGGGCAGCACGAAGCCGCTGCGGGCCGCGCTCAACGCCGCCCTGTCGTACGTACGGACCTACGTCACCGCTTGA
- a CDS encoding SigE family RNA polymerase sigma factor: MRPEQEREYIEYVRGRLTKLHRTAYLLCGDAHRADDIVQATLTSLYKHWKRVTAADNVDGYVHSILVRRYLDERRLRWSRVLLGEVPVHAATVAAADHGIAERDALITALRALPKGQRAVVVLRYFDDLSVEATAEALKCSVGNVKSQCARGLAALRAALGPERQVSSAQGMRNQ; the protein is encoded by the coding sequence ATGCGGCCCGAACAGGAACGGGAATACATCGAGTACGTGCGGGGGCGGCTGACCAAGCTGCACCGCACCGCGTACTTGCTCTGCGGCGACGCCCACCGGGCCGACGACATCGTCCAGGCCACGCTGACCTCGCTGTACAAGCATTGGAAGCGGGTGACCGCGGCGGACAACGTCGACGGGTACGTGCACAGCATCCTCGTGCGCCGCTACCTCGACGAGCGCCGGCTGCGGTGGTCGCGGGTGCTGCTCGGCGAGGTCCCGGTGCACGCGGCCACGGTCGCCGCCGCGGATCACGGCATCGCCGAACGCGACGCGCTGATCACGGCGCTGCGGGCCCTGCCCAAGGGCCAGCGGGCCGTGGTGGTGCTGCGCTACTTCGACGACTTGAGCGTCGAAGCCACCGCGGAGGCGCTGAAGTGCTCGGTCGGCAACGTCAAAAGCCAGTGTGCGCGGGGGCTGGCGGCCCTGCGCGCGGCGCTCGGCCCGGAACGCCAGGTCAGTTCGGCACAGGGAATGAGGAACCAGTGA
- the map gene encoding type I methionyl aminopeptidase encodes MIEIFEPADLPRARETGALVAGILQSLKSRIVPGTNLLDVDRWAKAMIDEAGAQSCYVDYAPSFGRGPFGHYICTSVNDAVLHGLPHDYQLADGDLLSLDLAVSLGGIVTDSAISFVVGGAETPESLALIDATQRALQAGIAAAVPGARIGDLSYAIGSVLTAAGYPVNTEFGGHGVGSTMHQDPHIANTGKPGRGYKLRPGLLLALEPWIMADTDKLVTDKDGWTLRSATGCRTAHSEHTIFITTSGAEILTLPA; translated from the coding sequence ATGATCGAGATCTTCGAACCCGCCGACCTTCCCCGCGCCCGGGAGACCGGCGCGCTGGTCGCCGGCATCCTGCAGTCGCTCAAGAGCCGCATCGTGCCCGGCACCAACCTGCTGGACGTCGACCGGTGGGCCAAGGCCATGATCGACGAGGCCGGCGCACAGTCCTGCTACGTCGACTACGCACCCTCCTTCGGGCGCGGACCGTTCGGCCATTACATCTGTACGTCGGTCAACGACGCCGTGCTGCACGGCCTGCCCCACGACTACCAGCTGGCCGACGGCGACCTGCTCTCCCTCGACCTTGCCGTGTCGCTGGGCGGCATCGTGACCGACTCGGCCATCAGCTTCGTCGTGGGCGGCGCCGAAACCCCGGAGAGCCTCGCCCTGATCGACGCCACCCAGCGGGCGTTGCAGGCCGGGATCGCCGCCGCCGTGCCCGGTGCCCGCATCGGCGACCTGTCGTACGCCATCGGCTCGGTGCTCACCGCGGCGGGCTACCCGGTGAACACCGAGTTCGGCGGTCACGGCGTCGGGTCGACCATGCACCAGGACCCGCACATCGCCAACACCGGCAAGCCCGGCCGCGGCTACAAGCTCCGCCCCGGCCTGCTGCTCGCCCTCGAGCCCTGGATCATGGCCGACACCGACAAACTCGTCACGGACAAGGACGGCTGGACCCTGCGCAGCGCCACCGGCTGCCGCACCGCCCACAGCGAGCACACCATCTTCATCACCACCTCCGGCGCCGAGATCCTCACCCTCCCCGCGTGA